From a single Paenibacillus sp. FSL R5-0345 genomic region:
- a CDS encoding VOC family protein, with product MQETNQKIMTFLMFEGKAEEAMNFYTTLFDDSEVISVKRYGANEAGPEGSVVQASFSLHGQVFMCIDSYVQHGFTFTPAISLYVNCESEAEIDRVYESLAQGGQVLMPLGSYPFSPKFGWVADRFGVTWQLNLPGNA from the coding sequence ATGCAGGAAACGAATCAAAAGATAATGACTTTTCTTATGTTCGAAGGGAAAGCAGAAGAAGCTATGAATTTCTATACTACCTTATTTGATGATTCTGAAGTTATTAGCGTTAAGCGCTATGGAGCGAACGAAGCAGGACCTGAAGGGAGTGTTGTGCAGGCTTCTTTTTCTTTACATGGACAAGTATTTATGTGTATAGATAGTTATGTTCAGCATGGGTTCACCTTTACGCCAGCGATATCCTTATATGTAAATTGTGAGAGTGAAGCTGAAATTGATCGGGTCTACGAATCATTAGCGCAAGGTGGACAGGTCCTAATGCCACTTGGAAGCTATCCGTTTAGTCCGAAGTTTGGTTGGGTAGCGGATCGATTTGGTGTGACCTGGCAATTAAATCTTCCAGGGAATGCATAA
- a CDS encoding ketopantoate reductase family protein: MRFLIVGAGAIGGYFGGRLAQKGEDVTFLVRIAKQIQLKADGLIVKSVHGDFQTSVRTISNEEETEPFDCIIIAVKAYHLSQVMNDIEPYVGEHTLILPLLNGYDHFSILQNRFGPEHVLCGLCYIETTLDTAGTIVQSSSFHSIVFGEWAGGESERTQLLLSHLDNAGFTVTLSSDIQREVWQKYIFVASLSGITTLMDSSVGPILASPKARAIYERLLQEIVSLAQNAGMPVGPENTASTMQKMLSVLPEFTSSMHRDMHKQLPVEADHLHGALLAMALTGQDAYPVLETVYARLKVYESVNDMR; the protein is encoded by the coding sequence ATGCGATTTCTTATCGTGGGTGCAGGAGCTATAGGTGGATATTTCGGTGGGCGTTTAGCTCAAAAAGGAGAAGATGTTACTTTTCTTGTTCGTATTGCCAAACAGATTCAGTTAAAAGCAGACGGGTTGATCGTAAAAAGTGTTCACGGTGATTTTCAGACTTCTGTACGAACGATTTCTAATGAGGAAGAAACAGAACCTTTCGACTGCATTATTATAGCTGTCAAGGCATACCATTTGTCTCAGGTGATGAATGACATCGAACCCTACGTGGGTGAACATACACTTATCCTCCCGCTCCTCAATGGTTATGATCATTTCAGCATTTTGCAGAATCGTTTTGGTCCAGAACATGTATTGTGTGGTCTTTGTTATATAGAAACAACTCTAGATACAGCAGGTACTATTGTCCAAAGCAGCTCGTTCCATAGTATTGTTTTTGGTGAATGGGCAGGTGGTGAGTCCGAACGAACACAGTTGCTTCTGAGCCATTTGGATAATGCTGGTTTCACAGTGACATTAAGTTCTGACATTCAGCGTGAAGTGTGGCAAAAATATATATTTGTAGCTAGTTTAAGTGGGATTACAACCTTAATGGATAGCTCAGTTGGACCTATTTTGGCATCTCCAAAGGCACGTGCTATCTATGAGCGACTTCTGCAAGAGATTGTGAGCCTGGCTCAAAATGCTGGAATGCCTGTGGGACCGGAAAACACAGCTTCCACGATGCAAAAGATGCTTTCTGTGTTGCCCGAATTTACTTCATCCATGCATCGGGATATGCATAAGCAATTACCAGTAGAAGCAGATCATCTGCATGGTGCTCTTCTGGCTATGGCTTTAACGGGTCAAGATGCGTATCCGGTTCTCGAGACCGTGTATGCCCGTTTGAAAGTATATGAAAGCGTTAATGATATGAGATGA
- a CDS encoding ABC transporter substrate-binding protein encodes MDHISNHFLCLAIAIPSPIDIGEAIPVTIDRLATILCCTPRNVKFILRKLEEQGFIHWQPGRGRGNISQLTFLRTIEEVLEDSFQELISKGKIKQAIELLSRGQVSDPLKERLLMVLNKQMGFRSETESTSGLDVLRITRNRHMEELDPAYVYTAFESYLLGQIYSTLVSYDAGSDTFLPGLAHMWEANEDCTSYIFYLRKGVRFHHGRIMTSKDVKETFQRLIDLNSPALSLYKDIERVELEGDHRIRFELSRPNLFFLHMFSCIHMSILPYDIDLANEVSGTGPYRLLDLNEDVLVLAAFDYYYGIRPLLDRVEIWYLPEQASSERLYDLPDSVQEGLLPNIICNHSIDYPALGCRYLLFNFHKEGVHQHQFFRQAMRILYSRENLIKELGGNRSTPADSFLPWESSKRSIVEPALEQARDLLVASGYQGEILTLATKDKKEEREEALWLQARAASVGLQIELYLFNEFNSADIKNTAEILLAEEVLEDDWQWGMVNYFNNKLNYLFSLLRDDQILLFSEVLTDFTQSPKENRIKLLNQAEGVLRDNYWVLYGCHMNKKAQLNQCLFGLHTSSFGFLDISKLWIKTTSL; translated from the coding sequence GTGGACCATATAAGTAATCATTTTTTATGTTTAGCAATAGCCATCCCATCCCCAATAGATATAGGGGAAGCTATTCCTGTCACCATAGATAGACTGGCTACGATTCTGTGCTGTACTCCTCGTAACGTAAAGTTTATTCTTCGAAAGCTTGAAGAGCAGGGGTTTATCCATTGGCAGCCGGGAAGAGGGCGTGGAAATATCTCGCAGTTAACTTTTCTTCGAACGATTGAAGAGGTGCTGGAGGACAGCTTTCAGGAACTCATTAGTAAGGGGAAGATTAAGCAAGCTATAGAGCTATTAAGTCGTGGCCAAGTTAGTGACCCATTAAAGGAACGGTTATTAATGGTGTTAAATAAACAGATGGGCTTCCGTAGTGAAACAGAGTCAACATCAGGATTGGACGTCCTGCGAATTACACGTAACCGGCATATGGAAGAGCTAGATCCAGCTTATGTTTACACCGCGTTTGAATCCTATTTACTCGGACAAATTTATAGCACATTAGTTTCCTATGATGCAGGAAGTGATACTTTTCTCCCTGGTCTGGCTCATATGTGGGAAGCCAATGAAGATTGTACAAGTTATATTTTTTATCTTCGTAAAGGTGTGCGATTCCATCACGGCAGGATAATGACCTCCAAAGACGTAAAAGAGACATTTCAACGCCTTATAGATTTGAATAGTCCAGCATTGAGCCTATACAAAGATATAGAACGAGTAGAGCTTGAAGGAGATCACAGGATCCGGTTTGAGCTGTCTCGTCCCAATCTCTTTTTTCTACACATGTTCAGCTGTATTCATATGTCGATTCTTCCTTATGATATAGATCTCGCTAATGAGGTGAGCGGAACTGGACCCTATCGTTTATTAGATCTAAATGAAGATGTGCTAGTCCTCGCGGCATTTGATTATTATTACGGTATACGTCCGCTACTAGATCGTGTAGAAATCTGGTATTTGCCAGAACAAGCTTCAAGTGAACGATTGTATGATCTACCAGACTCCGTTCAGGAGGGTTTATTACCAAATATCATCTGTAACCACAGTATTGACTACCCTGCTTTGGGATGCCGATATCTCTTATTCAATTTCCATAAGGAAGGAGTTCATCAACATCAATTTTTTCGGCAGGCCATGAGAATTCTTTACAGCCGAGAGAATTTAATTAAGGAGTTAGGAGGGAACCGTAGTACTCCTGCTGACAGCTTTTTACCTTGGGAGAGCAGTAAGAGAAGCATTGTTGAGCCTGCCTTGGAACAAGCGAGAGATCTTCTAGTAGCAAGCGGCTATCAGGGAGAAATCTTAACTTTAGCTACAAAGGATAAAAAAGAAGAGCGAGAAGAAGCGCTGTGGCTTCAAGCACGAGCAGCTTCAGTAGGCCTGCAAATTGAACTGTATTTATTCAATGAATTTAACTCAGCAGACATAAAGAACACCGCCGAAATCCTCCTTGCTGAAGAGGTTCTAGAAGATGATTGGCAGTGGGGGATGGTTAACTACTTTAATAATAAACTTAATTATCTATTTTCTCTGCTGAGAGACGACCAGATCTTGTTATTCTCAGAGGTACTCACTGATTTCACGCAATCCCCTAAGGAAAACAGAATAAAATTGCTGAATCAGGCAGAAGGCGTGCTTAGGGACAACTATTGGGTGCTATATGGTTGTCATATGAATAAAAAAGCGCAGCTAAATCAATGCTTGTTTGGTCTTCACACCAGCTCATTCGGATTTCTGGATATCTCAAAATTGTGGATCAAAACTACTAGTCTATAA
- a CDS encoding MDR family MFS transporter: MNQHLRHVHPLAWTIIIGTMFGRLVTSMSIPFLSIYLTQVLGATPTQTGITVAVSSLAGVMASFYGGYISDIVGRRIVMLISVFGWAAVFFGFSVAQHLWVFFLVNTLNGLCRSVFEPTSRALLSDITPTESKLLVFNLRYAAINLGVVFGPIIGVQLGSAESTFPFMIAGIVYVAYGLVLFVQFKLHHSTMQSHTQAEPPRLLEALAITGRDRVFLPVLLGTIFCVLGYGHFGSTMAQYLAMNTHFTNGGQLFSYMLSLNAITVLVVQYPIVRTASKFSPIVPLILGNICVALSLLLVGLAEGVGLLMFSVVLFTIGEVLLFTMMDMLIDRIAKPEMKGTYFGTIGFNNLGSVIAPIFGGVLLDHYGAQNGLTIFLPLALTTAIGLPFLIVAHKRLAAREKLSLDVDTSA; the protein is encoded by the coding sequence ATGAATCAGCATCTAAGGCATGTTCACCCACTAGCATGGACTATCATTATCGGTACGATGTTCGGACGTTTAGTAACTTCAATGAGCATTCCGTTCTTATCCATCTATTTAACCCAGGTCCTTGGAGCTACCCCCACTCAAACGGGAATTACCGTAGCCGTCAGCTCACTGGCGGGCGTAATGGCTAGCTTCTATGGAGGATACATTTCAGATATTGTAGGCCGTAGAATCGTCATGCTAATCTCCGTATTTGGCTGGGCAGCAGTATTCTTCGGATTCTCTGTTGCACAACATCTGTGGGTATTCTTCTTGGTCAACACCTTGAATGGATTATGCAGATCCGTGTTTGAGCCCACTTCACGGGCGCTTCTATCCGACATTACTCCAACTGAAAGTAAGCTGCTTGTATTCAATCTTAGATATGCTGCGATCAACCTTGGTGTTGTCTTTGGTCCGATTATTGGAGTGCAGCTCGGTTCTGCCGAGTCTACGTTTCCCTTTATGATCGCTGGGATTGTATACGTTGCATACGGGCTTGTATTATTCGTCCAATTCAAATTGCATCATTCAACCATGCAGAGTCATACTCAAGCTGAACCACCACGTTTACTTGAAGCCTTGGCAATAACCGGTAGAGACCGTGTCTTCTTGCCAGTTCTACTCGGTACTATCTTTTGTGTGCTTGGATACGGACATTTCGGCTCAACTATGGCGCAGTATTTAGCAATGAACACCCATTTCACAAATGGTGGGCAATTATTCTCCTATATGTTGTCACTCAATGCCATTACAGTGCTCGTGGTACAGTATCCTATCGTACGTACTGCTAGTAAGTTCTCACCGATTGTACCTTTGATTCTTGGAAATATATGCGTTGCACTTAGTCTTCTCTTAGTTGGTTTGGCAGAAGGTGTAGGCCTTCTTATGTTCAGTGTTGTTCTGTTTACAATAGGAGAAGTACTACTCTTCACGATGATGGACATGTTAATTGATCGGATCGCGAAGCCAGAAATGAAAGGTACGTACTTTGGAACGATTGGATTTAACAATTTAGGGAGTGTAATCGCGCCTATCTTCGGTGGTGTACTTTTAGATCATTATGGAGCCCAGAACGGCCTTACGATCTTCCTACCACTTGCTCTAACCACGGCTATAGGACTTCCTTTTCTAATCGTAGCGCACAAAAGGCTTGCTGCTAGAGAGAAGTTATCTCTTGATGTTGACACTAGTGCATAA
- a CDS encoding helix-turn-helix transcriptional regulator — protein sequence MRLHRLIAILLLVESRGKMKANDLAQALETSVRSIYRDIDVLAEAGIPLLSTPGPNGGISLMKGYTVNLSQLHEEDVINLYLTGMGIHTGGHTHSGLKLKTTLLKLEKTLPASYQTDIQKAQKRFYFDNTPWWSERLEIPCLESIRAAVWRSHKLWIEYHKINGVISNRKLQPYGLVVKKEEWYLIAYCEDAEQIRTFKCERIATTQLIEEEYAIPQDFSLEGHWKQQEREFKQACKEEEIYPVLIRTNKSRVASIHGLEIMNRVEEGDQITLTVNMYNYESACTNVWGILGQAEIMEPLKLRQYVKEQVNLIQGVYN from the coding sequence ATGCGCTTGCACCGTTTAATCGCAATTTTATTATTAGTAGAATCAAGAGGGAAGATGAAGGCCAATGACCTAGCTCAAGCCTTGGAAACCTCCGTACGCTCTATCTATAGAGACATTGATGTACTAGCTGAAGCTGGAATCCCACTGTTATCCACGCCGGGACCGAATGGTGGCATCTCCTTAATGAAGGGGTATACAGTTAACTTAAGTCAGCTTCATGAGGAAGATGTAATCAATCTTTATCTAACTGGAATGGGGATCCATACTGGCGGTCATACTCATTCCGGATTAAAGCTTAAGACAACCTTGCTGAAATTAGAAAAAACATTACCCGCTTCCTATCAGACAGATATCCAGAAGGCACAAAAGCGGTTTTATTTCGATAATACGCCGTGGTGGTCAGAACGTTTAGAAATCCCTTGTCTGGAATCGATTAGAGCTGCCGTATGGAGATCTCATAAACTATGGATTGAGTACCACAAGATTAACGGAGTCATATCAAACAGGAAATTACAGCCCTATGGTCTAGTTGTGAAAAAAGAAGAGTGGTATCTTATTGCCTACTGTGAAGACGCCGAACAAATCCGCACGTTTAAATGTGAGAGAATCGCCACTACACAGCTTATAGAGGAAGAGTATGCTATCCCTCAGGACTTCTCTTTAGAAGGGCACTGGAAGCAGCAGGAGAGGGAATTTAAACAAGCTTGTAAAGAGGAAGAGATCTACCCAGTATTGATTAGAACGAATAAGAGCCGAGTGGCTTCTATACACGGGCTGGAGATCATGAATAGGGTAGAGGAAGGAGATCAAATAACCCTTACTGTAAATATGTATAACTATGAAAGTGCATGTACGAATGTTTGGGGGATACTTGGACAAGCAGAGATTATGGAACCTTTGAAACTGAGACAATATGTGAAGGAACAGGTGAATTTGATACAGGGGGTTTACAATTAG
- a CDS encoding Gfo/Idh/MocA family protein yields MNIGVLGTGFGAYHAQLWTKMDRVDKLIIYGRNEAKLQELKQSLGVEITTDIDDIMLDTTIDVIDICLPSALHRQYAVDALKNGKHVFCETPVCYNLEDAYAMKEAEQLYDSRILVNQFIKFDPAYKYLYEVTNKEKYGKLLSLTLKRETPPLWGDLGLHAIATNLMIHELDFVTWMLGSTEPHSVWGTDGGKSDQALVRVTFQQSNVSVEIVVSSQMPTSYPFSVGYEAYFERGKLVYQESDHMNGSIESTLIEFTPLGKQELLSEPANPYEKSLEHALHCLENGILSEIEFDAALQAIELAIRIGKKLV; encoded by the coding sequence ATGAATATTGGCGTATTGGGAACTGGATTTGGAGCTTATCATGCGCAGTTATGGACAAAAATGGATCGAGTAGACAAATTAATTATCTATGGCAGAAACGAAGCGAAGCTGCAGGAGTTAAAACAGTCTTTAGGCGTTGAAATCACTACTGATATTGACGACATTATGCTTGATACCACCATCGATGTGATTGATATCTGTTTGCCCTCTGCTTTACATAGGCAATATGCTGTCGATGCGCTTAAGAATGGAAAACATGTATTCTGTGAGACACCGGTTTGCTACAATTTAGAAGATGCCTATGCGATGAAGGAAGCCGAACAATTATATGATTCGCGAATCCTCGTCAACCAGTTTATTAAATTCGATCCTGCGTACAAATATCTATATGAAGTAACCAATAAGGAGAAATACGGAAAGCTTTTATCCCTCACCTTAAAAAGAGAAACGCCTCCTTTGTGGGGAGACCTCGGTCTACATGCCATCGCAACCAATCTTATGATTCACGAATTGGATTTTGTGACCTGGATGCTGGGATCTACGGAGCCGCACTCCGTTTGGGGAACCGATGGTGGTAAAAGTGATCAAGCCTTAGTCCGTGTAACTTTTCAACAATCTAATGTATCCGTTGAGATCGTTGTTTCTTCACAGATGCCTACCTCGTATCCTTTTTCCGTGGGTTATGAGGCTTATTTTGAACGAGGCAAGCTTGTCTATCAAGAAAGTGACCACATGAATGGATCAATCGAGAGCACATTAATTGAATTTACCCCTTTAGGTAAACAGGAGCTTTTGTCAGAACCAGCTAATCCCTATGAAAAAAGTTTGGAGCACGCACTCCACTGTCTAGAGAATGGTATTTTATCAGAAATTGAGTTTGACGCTGCCTTGCAAGCAATAGAATTAGCCATTAGGATTGGAAAAAAGCTTGTATAA
- a CDS encoding flavodoxin domain-containing protein: protein MKTIIIYTSKYGCTEKAAYLLKNQLGEETEVVNLMLAKEPALERYDTVILGGSIYYGKIQKQMMEFTSKYQNELSKKRVGLFICAGAKGEQAAQELKSSFPEKLYDQSITKEVFGDEIYEEKFTLLDRLVLRMAKGKGMSVNGLSKETIERFALAIKQR, encoded by the coding sequence ATGAAGACAATTATTATTTATACTTCCAAATATGGATGTACGGAGAAAGCGGCTTATTTATTGAAAAATCAATTGGGTGAAGAGACTGAAGTAGTCAATTTGATGCTTGCTAAAGAGCCGGCATTAGAGCGATATGATACGGTCATCTTAGGTGGATCTATTTATTATGGGAAAATACAAAAACAAATGATGGAGTTTACTTCAAAATATCAAAATGAACTAAGTAAGAAGCGCGTTGGATTATTTATTTGTGCAGGAGCGAAGGGGGAGCAGGCCGCACAGGAATTGAAATCTTCATTTCCAGAGAAGCTGTATGACCAATCAATTACAAAAGAAGTGTTCGGAGATGAGATTTATGAAGAGAAGTTCACTTTATTAGATCGATTGGTTCTGCGGATGGCAAAAGGGAAGGGCATGAGTGTAAATGGGTTATCCAAAGAGACGATAGAGAGGTTTGCACTTGCGATAAAACAGAGGTAA
- a CDS encoding TetR/AcrR family transcriptional regulator produces the protein MNKEQRQMREREKMKKRILQAAALLIAEEGIEKLSIRKIAEKIEYSPGVIYHYFQGKDEIVVRYLQQKYTDMVTELQSVQRKAEHELPPEKLLRQSLEQWIRMTLSTSVEYRNVMLNDTPAVLSYTAVLFKGAAQERKAIGMLCQCLSRFGSKELHKESSIELTAQVIWSAAFGLIMRLIVEKDLPEEQVEALISCYLDSMVSIANR, from the coding sequence ATGAATAAAGAACAACGGCAAATGCGTGAACGTGAGAAAATGAAGAAAAGGATTTTACAGGCCGCGGCTTTGTTGATTGCAGAAGAAGGTATTGAGAAGCTTTCTATTCGCAAAATTGCAGAGAAAATCGAGTATTCACCGGGAGTTATTTATCATTACTTCCAGGGTAAAGATGAAATTGTGGTGAGATATTTGCAACAAAAATATACAGATATGGTCACCGAGCTTCAGTCCGTACAGCGCAAGGCGGAGCATGAACTGCCACCAGAGAAGCTTTTGAGACAATCGCTTGAGCAATGGATCAGGATGACCCTTTCGACAAGTGTAGAGTACCGTAATGTAATGCTGAACGATACACCGGCTGTTCTTAGTTACACAGCTGTTCTATTCAAGGGAGCTGCTCAGGAGCGTAAAGCGATTGGTATGCTCTGCCAATGTTTATCTAGGTTCGGATCGAAAGAACTCCATAAGGAATCTTCTATAGAGCTCACTGCTCAAGTGATATGGAGTGCTGCATTCGGATTAATTATGCGTTTGATTGTAGAAAAGGATTTGCCTGAAGAACAGGTCGAAGCACTCATTTCTTGTTATTTGGATTCAATGGTTTCTATAGCAAACAGGTAA
- a CDS encoding sporulation protein YjcZ, with amino-acid sequence MGEFAGGYGGFTSTGAILVLFILLVIITKTLCL; translated from the coding sequence ATGGGCGAATTCGCAGGCGGATACGGTGGATTTACTTCCACAGGAGCAATTCTGGTTCTGTTTATCCTGTTGGTTATCATCACTAAAACTCTTTGTCTGTAA
- a CDS encoding GNAT family N-acetyltransferase, whose product MAEVHLMELGMELVPRERKQTISKLMQFYLYDFTRYLELDVDQDGVYPAYPGLESFWSSGDNKFVYLFKVDEHIAGFALVERLLRNPEGQFYMTEFFVMQKYRRSGVGTWAAHKLFDMYPGDWKVSQVRANTPARNFWQRVIGEYTNGEFQERYNPPQGNPSQYFNTLNNNRVNN is encoded by the coding sequence ATGGCAGAGGTGCACCTAATGGAACTTGGAATGGAGCTGGTTCCCAGAGAGCGGAAACAGACGATAAGCAAACTTATGCAGTTTTATTTATATGATTTTACCCGTTATCTGGAGCTTGATGTAGACCAAGATGGCGTATACCCAGCTTATCCGGGACTAGAATCATTTTGGAGTAGTGGCGATAATAAATTTGTGTATTTGTTCAAAGTGGACGAGCATATTGCTGGATTTGCTTTGGTAGAACGGTTGCTGCGTAATCCCGAAGGGCAATTTTATATGACAGAGTTTTTTGTAATGCAGAAATATCGCCGGAGCGGAGTAGGAACCTGGGCTGCACATAAGTTGTTTGACATGTACCCAGGTGATTGGAAGGTGTCACAGGTACGTGCGAATACGCCTGCTCGTAATTTCTGGCAAAGAGTGATTGGGGAGTACACAAATGGAGAATTTCAAGAGCGTTATAATCCACCTCAAGGCAATCCGAGCCAGTACTTCAATACATTAAATAATAATAGAGTTAATAATTGA
- the xerS gene encoding tyrosine recombinase XerS: MSVQKNDDRKKLDLKLPLMPWFVQQFIDYKRPDLSPSTLLEYIRDYESFFGWLRAEGLSQASSNTEITLLELETLHMDSIVGYRLHLTTRAEGTNTRVTVSRKLSALRSLFHYLSQIAEDENFYPLLKRNIMAKVEVKRTHKPKDTAAKLKGKILEDEELLEFVGYIFEGYGRDVEGNKQAYYSFQLNRERDACIASLILNSGLRVSEVVNLNVDDLDINNKLLYVTRKGNNDETFKTPVYFREQAKDDLALYLNLRQSRYKTPKREKALFIALPNGRQEGKRMTKRAIQEMIIKYAKRFGKPYLTVHKLRHSFATDYYLQNDIYKTKEQLGHASTETTEIYAHLTDKTMSEAIERRLDS, encoded by the coding sequence ATGAGCGTTCAAAAGAACGATGACCGTAAAAAACTGGATCTAAAGCTACCTCTCATGCCTTGGTTCGTTCAGCAGTTCATTGACTATAAACGTCCTGATCTATCCCCCTCCACCCTCCTGGAGTATATTCGGGACTATGAGTCCTTTTTCGGATGGCTACGTGCCGAAGGTCTCTCTCAAGCCAGCTCCAATACAGAGATCACGCTACTTGAATTAGAAACCCTGCATATGGATAGTATTGTTGGATACCGTCTGCATCTCACAACCCGTGCAGAGGGAACAAATACACGTGTAACCGTATCTCGTAAACTGTCTGCATTACGCTCATTATTTCATTATTTAAGTCAAATCGCTGAGGACGAGAATTTCTATCCTTTGCTTAAACGAAATATTATGGCCAAGGTAGAAGTTAAACGAACGCATAAGCCTAAGGATACCGCTGCTAAATTAAAGGGCAAGATTCTAGAAGATGAGGAACTGCTGGAATTCGTGGGTTATATTTTTGAAGGATATGGACGAGATGTTGAAGGAAACAAGCAGGCTTATTATTCTTTTCAATTAAATCGTGAACGCGACGCCTGTATTGCCAGCTTAATTCTTAATTCTGGCCTCCGGGTATCTGAAGTAGTCAATCTGAACGTGGATGATCTGGATATTAACAACAAGCTACTCTATGTCACTCGAAAAGGGAATAATGATGAAACCTTCAAAACCCCTGTTTATTTTCGTGAACAAGCAAAGGATGATTTAGCTCTTTATCTAAACCTGCGTCAATCTCGTTATAAAACACCAAAGAGGGAAAAAGCATTGTTTATCGCTTTGCCCAACGGACGTCAAGAAGGTAAACGTATGACCAAAAGGGCCATTCAAGAAATGATTATTAAATACGCAAAACGTTTTGGTAAGCCCTATTTAACGGTACATAAGCTTCGTCACTCTTTTGCTACAGACTATTATCTGCAAAATGATATTTATAAAACAAAAGAACAGCTCGGGCATGCTTCCACAGAAACAACCGAAATCTATGCTCACCTCACAGACAAAACGATGTCTGAGGCGATTGAACGTCGTTTGGATAGTTAA
- a CDS encoding molybdopterin molybdotransferase MoeA yields MEDHKFQRRALQVKEAQAKIIKFANPLEPQKVPLNECCGRYLAEEVIAPHPFPAFNRSSMDGYAIIAADTNLCVNGQVVWLEMVDNIPCGAVQSVDITSGTTARIMTGAQVPSGADTVVMLEVTETRVEDGKTFVGIRKKQEANSNITPMGLELSPGELVLPAGRLISAGDIAVLAAFGIHTVKVYRRPKVAIFATGTELLEVHEPLQPGKIRNSNSPMLEALVKEAGGEPVMLGSIVDDLELARSKVQMALETYDFVITTGGVSVGDYDIMGDLVREQSGDMLFNKVTMRPGSVTTAAVRGGKLLLALSGNPGACFVGFQLFARPVIRLMQSASQPFLPEWRATLGADYNRVNNFTRFVRARLEIRDGSLYAFPAAIDESSVTVTIKDSDCLIVFSPAENGISAGAKVTIIKLPGEIRG; encoded by the coding sequence ATGGAGGATCATAAATTTCAGCGCAGAGCACTTCAAGTAAAAGAGGCACAAGCTAAAATAATCAAATTTGCTAATCCGTTAGAGCCACAGAAGGTCCCGTTGAATGAGTGTTGTGGTCGCTATTTAGCTGAGGAAGTAATTGCTCCGCATCCTTTCCCAGCGTTTAACCGTTCGAGCATGGATGGATATGCGATTATCGCAGCGGATACGAATCTCTGTGTAAATGGACAAGTCGTATGGTTAGAAATGGTGGACAATATTCCATGTGGCGCTGTGCAATCTGTAGATATTACTTCGGGAACAACAGCAAGAATAATGACAGGGGCACAAGTTCCGTCAGGGGCAGATACTGTAGTAATGCTGGAAGTAACGGAGACACGTGTGGAGGATGGAAAGACTTTCGTTGGTATTCGTAAGAAGCAGGAAGCGAATTCTAATATCACACCGATGGGGCTGGAGTTAAGTCCTGGCGAGCTAGTGCTGCCAGCGGGACGATTAATCTCTGCGGGGGATATCGCTGTTCTGGCAGCGTTTGGTATACATACAGTGAAAGTCTATCGTCGGCCTAAGGTGGCAATCTTTGCGACAGGAACAGAGCTGCTAGAGGTACATGAACCGCTACAGCCCGGAAAAATTCGAAACAGCAACTCTCCTATGCTTGAGGCTTTAGTCAAAGAGGCAGGCGGGGAGCCAGTGATGCTGGGATCCATTGTGGACGATCTGGAGCTGGCCCGAAGTAAAGTGCAGATGGCGCTGGAAACTTATGATTTTGTAATCACAACGGGTGGTGTATCGGTAGGAGATTATGATATTATGGGCGATTTGGTACGTGAACAGAGTGGAGATATGTTGTTTAATAAAGTGACGATGCGTCCGGGGAGCGTTACCACTGCTGCTGTTAGAGGGGGGAAGCTGCTGTTAGCCCTATCAGGTAATCCAGGTGCTTGTTTCGTTGGGTTTCAATTGTTCGCACGTCCCGTTATCAGATTAATGCAAAGTGCCTCACAACCCTTCTTGCCTGAATGGAGAGCTACACTTGGTGCAGATTATAATAGAGTAAATAACTTTACCCGATTTGTTAGAGCACGACTAGAGATCCGGGATGGTAGTCTTTATGCCTTTCCAGCAGCTATTGACGAATCTTCTGTGACGGTCACGATCAAGGATAGCGATTGTCTGATAGTTTTTTCACCAGCGGAAAATGGAATATCTGCGGGAGCTAAAGTAACTATTATCAAGCTTCCTGGAGAAATTCGTGGATAG